A single window of Nicotiana tomentosiformis chromosome 1, ASM39032v3, whole genome shotgun sequence DNA harbors:
- the LOC104091206 gene encoding ATPase GET3A-like, which yields MDSNNNNNQDLPEATVQNVLEQDTLKWVFVGGKGGVGKTTCSSILGILLSQVRSSVLLISTDPAHNLSDAFQQRFTKSPTLVNGFSNLYAMEIDPTVEKEDSVSSDGMDDFLSDLTNAIPGIDEAMSFAEMLKLVQTMDYSVIVFDTAPTGHTLRLLQFPSTLEKGLAKVMSLKSRFGGVLSQMTRLLGVDEEFGEAAILGKLEGMKEIIEEVNKQFKDPDLTTFVCVCIPEFLSLYETERLVQELAKFEIDTHNIIINQVIFDEEVVESKLLKARMRMQQKYLDQFYMLYDDFNITKLPLLPQEVCGVEALKGFSHHFITPYKPSLARGSVEELENRVASLKEQLKDAETELEQVRKGKQKV from the exons ATGGAttccaataataataataatcaagatTTACCAGAAGCCACAGTGCAAAACGTGCTAGAGCAAGATACACTGAAGTGGGTATTTGTAGGGGGTAAAGGTGGGGTTGGCAAAACTACATGTAGTTCAATTCTTGGTATCCTTCTTTCTCAGGTCAGATCCTCAGTTCTCCTTATATCTACTGACCCTGCTCACAATCTCAGTGATGCCTTCCAACAACGCTTTACCAAGTCTCCTACCCTTGTCAATGGCTTCTCCAATTTGTATGCCATG GAAATTGATCCAACTGTGGAGAAAGAAGACTCAGTCAGTTCAGATGGGATGGATGACTTTTTGTCTGACTTGACAAATGCAATTCCAGGGATTGATGAAGCTATGAGCTTTGCGGAGATGCTAAA ATTGGTGCAAACCATGGACTACTCGGTAATAGTGTTTGATACAGCCCCAACAGGGCATACTCTTAGGCTATTACAATTCCCATCGACTCTAGAGAAAGGGCTTGCCAAAGTGATGAGTTTGAAGAGTAGATTCGGAGGTGTGCTGAGTCAG ATGACTCGCCTATTGGGTGTTGATGAAGAATTTGGGGAGGCTGCCATCCTTGGCAAGCTTGAAGGCATGAAAGAAATTATTGAAGAAGTGAACAAACAGTTTAAGGATCCG gACTTGACAACATTTGTTTGTGTTTGCATTCCGGAATTCCTCTCTCTATATGAGACTGAAAGACTAGTTCAGGAACTTGCTAAATTTGAGATTGATACACACAACATTATAATTAACCAAGTGATTTTCGACGAAGAAG TTGTTGAATCCAAGTTGCTGAAGGCTAGAATGCGGATGCAACAGAAGTACTTGGATCAGTTCTACATGTTATATGATGACTTTAACATTACAAAGTTACCTTTGCTGCCACAAGAG GTTTGTGGGGTTGAAGCCCTAAAAGGATTTTCACATCATTTTATAACACCATACAAGCCTTCTCTTGCTCGAGGCTCGGTGGAAGAGCTGGAGAACAGAGTAGCTTCATTGAAAGAACAGTTGAAAGATGCTGAAACAGAATTAGAGCAAGTTAGAAAAGGCAAACAGAAGGTATAA
- the LOC138906500 gene encoding uncharacterized protein, protein MGAWRSSGDASNMWSATTNCIREAAREVLGISTGVSGGHKGDWWWNEVVQSKVKAKKAAYLKLVGSIGEEERRACMERYKVARKEAKLAVTEAKTVAYSRMYEELGKRVGRRNYSGWPS, encoded by the coding sequence atgggagcttggaggagcagtggtgacgcAAGCAATATGTGGTCAGCGACAACAAactgtattagggaggctgcgagagaggtgttagggatCTCGACCGGGGTttctggtgggcacaaaggagattggtggtggaatgaagtggtccaaagTAAAGTGAAagcaaagaaggcggcgtacctgaagttagtggggagcataggtgaggaggagaggcgagcgtgcatggagaggtataaggtagctaggaaggaggctaagctggcggtcacggaggctaagactgTGGCTTAtagtcgtatgtacgaggaattggggaaAAGGGTGGGGAGAAGAaattattccggctggccaagttga
- the LOC104091207 gene encoding ubiquitin-related modifier 1 homolog 1-like, giving the protein MQLTLEFGGGLELLCDSVKIHNINVDPQDGEKQLTMKNLLTWVRTNLIKERPEMFMKGDSVRPGVLVLVNDTDWELSGQLETVLEEKDNVVFISTLHGG; this is encoded by the exons ATGCAATTGACACTTGAATTCGG GGGAGGATTGGAACTTCTTTGTGATTCTGTGAAGATCCATAACATCAATGTTGACCCTCAAGATGGAGAGAAGCAG TTGACGATGAAAAACTTGCTCACTTGGGTTCGCACCAATTTGATCAAGGAGAGGCCTGAAATGTTTATGAAAGGAGACTCAGT GAGGCCTGGAGTTCTAGTCCTTGTAAATGACACTGATTGGGAACTAAGTGGCCAGCTTGAAACAGTGCTGGAAGAGAAGGATAACGTTGTTTTCATCTCAACATTGCATGGCGGTTGA
- the LOC138906502 gene encoding uncharacterized protein: MLKQIHLNIPLVDMLREVPNYAKYIKDTVANKRRLTEFETVELTKECTSRIQHKLPQKLKDPGSFTIPVRIGEFDVGRALCDLGASINLMPLSVFKQLGLGAPRPTTVMLQLVDRSYVYLEGVIEDVLLQIGKFIFPADFIILDYVADELVPIILG; this comes from the coding sequence ATGCTGAAGCAGATACACTTGAACATCCCTTTGGTGGACATGCTCCGTGAGGTCCCAAACTATGCAAAATATATTAAGGACACAGTGGCAAATAAAAGGAGGTTAACTGAGTTTGAGACCGTAGAACTTACTAAGGAGTGCACTTCCAGGATTCAACATAAGCTTccacaaaagcttaaggatccgggTAGTTTTACCATCCCCGTGAGGATTGGTGAATTTGATGTGGGTagagccttgtgtgatttgggtgcaagtatCAATCTGATGCCGTTGTCAGTATTCAAACAATTGGGCTTAGGAGCCCCGAGACCCACCACGGTGATGCTACAGTTAGTTGATAGATCTTATGTTTATCTTGAGGGGGTAATTGAGGACGTCTTGCTGCAGATTGGGAAGTTTATTTTTCCTGCAGATTTTATCATCCTAGATTACGTGGCTGATGAGTTAGTTCCTATCATCTTGGGATGA
- the LOC104091210 gene encoding uncharacterized protein: protein MKRLKYKVAYPLFSVIKGFIQRLWVKYKVNKIVMLKNGIILVRFDSELGENEVVQGGIYHFDNKPFIVKAWSPNMEFTREEMHTVPIWVKFSGLNFKYWSAKGLSKIGSLVGKPLMVDHNTEQKIGLSFARLLVEVNMDIALPEVVMFRNEMGNVVEQKVAYDWKLTVCKFCNKYGDSKEVCRKKNPSNPVQNAKEKQGEKEQATMEKMWEARPFLTRGMVNCLAWNVRGLNAPNKQREVKLLCNKVRAGLICLLVTNLK from the exons ATGAAACGCCTAAAATACAAG GTTGCTTACCCTCTATTTTCAGTGATTAAAGGGTTCATCCAAAGGCTTTgggtaaaatataaagtaaacaaAATTGTTATGCTAAAAAATGGAATAATTCTAGTCAGATTTGACAGTGAATTGGGGGAAAATGAAGTAGTACAAGGTGGCATATACCATTTCGACAACAAGCCTTTCATTGTGAAAGCTTGGAGTCCGAATATGGAATTCACTCGTGAAGAGATGCACACTGTGCCAATTTGGGTCAAATTTTCAGGATTGAATTTCAAATATTGGAGTGCAAAGGGATTGAGTAAAATTGGCAGTTTAGTGGGAAAACCTCTCATGGTCGACCATAACACTGAGCAAAAGATTGGACTGAGTTTTGCTAGATTGCTAGTAGAAGTAAATATGGATATTGCCCTTCCTGAAGTGGTGATGTTCAGGAATGAAATGGGTAATGTTGTTGAACAAAAAGTCGCTTATGATTGGAAACTCACTGTGTGTAAGTTTTGCAACAAGTATGGGGATTCTAAAGAGGTGTGTAGGAAGAAGAATCCTTCAAACCCTGTACAAAATGCGAAGGAGAAACAAGGTGAGAAGGAGCAGGCAACA ATGGAGAAAATGTGGGAGGCTCGACCATTCCTCACTCGGGGAATGGTTAATTGCCTAGCATGGAATGTTAGGGGCCTAAATGCCCCTAATAAGCAGAGGGAGGTGAAGCTCCTCTGCAATAAAGTAAGAGCAGGTCTAATATGTCTGCTAGTAACAAACTTGAAATAA